In Heliangelus exortis chromosome 19, bHelExo1.hap1, whole genome shotgun sequence, the genomic stretch AAGATCTGTTTCCCCTCAAGTCCTCGTGGCTCAGCGTGGCAGGAtggggttgcccagggaagggaaggaacaCTACTCCCCTGGGATGCAAggctgggaaaagggaaaaaaaagcaggtgctgctgctgcaggggcttTCCAGTTACATTCTTCTGGTTTGACAATGTCTTGCCTCCCTCTCCACTTCATTAGTGGCTGAAAGACAAGCAAATGCTGAatgcaaaatgctgctgttccagctgaaagcagaactgcacagcacagctccaggggCAGGCAAGCTCCCTGGCACTATGGGAGAAAGGATCTGGGGCTGTTACCCCTCAGAAGAAGAGAccaaagttgtatttttttgaGGCACAATCCCTTCCCTCAGGAGCACAAGAGCTGCAgttctctctccctctgcccgcccagctcctgtgctgggggatggCTTGCTTTACAAATGCTTTTCTCTTGCCCTCGTGCTGGAAATTTGATTCTACAAAAACACTTACACAGCAGCTAATTGCCAACCCTGCAGTGACTTAGCTCTCTAATTCCTGCCAGTCAATGAACCAGCCCAAAGAGCTGGTTTTCATAACTTGCTGAATGTATGAACACAGCCCTGGAGACATTACatagctgggatttttttatttttttttcctggacaaCTTCTGGATCCTTCTCAATTTTGGAAATTTCTTTCACTCCACAGGGCATATGGAACATCcaacaaagaaacaagcagCCAGGCCCATCCCAGTGAGACATCAATCAGACCTGGACCCACAGAGACCTCAGAGACCAGATGGGGTGCCAGGGAAGAGATGATTGTCAAGAAATTGGTTCGAAGGTAAATCTGGTGTCATCCAGCCTGTCTGTTCGTGATTTGAGGGCTTATCATCATCTTTCCATGGATTCTTCCTTCCCAACTATGTCCACACCTTGCACAGGTTGCCTTGATCTGCTGGTTTGTATCCAGAGGGCTGCTGCAAAAATTGGTGTGCTGGTCACTGGCTCAGACCACATCATTCCTCCCCACCCTGGCTCCTCCCTGGCACGCTCTTTTCTCTGCCCCAGTTGTGGACTGTTCATCTTCCCTCTCTCAGCCCTTCATTATCCACCTCTCCCCACTCATCCTCTCCCAGGCCACTGTCTCCATCACCTATTTCCAGCAAGCCCCTTCATGCTCcgtcctgctctgctccatgcCTGGGAGAAGGAGCAtcaaaaaaagccaccacatcATCCTCCCTGAAGCTCTGCTTTGTCACAACACCTGCAGAAGCCTCCCTGGCAgagtgctgggctctgcacatTGCCTGCCCCTGGTGCCTCTgtgctccctcctgctgccttcacccctgcctgcactgcaTGGAGCTTGGTCCTTCATGGAAGGCTCTGTGGCTCTTCAGCACGTGGTCAGGAGCCCAAAAATGAGCTCAGCCACATTTGGGCCAGTGACTCTGGAAATGATGGGTTGCTTCATCTGCAAGTGCCGAGTTTGGGCACAGCTAGAAGCCAGCTCACCCTCAAATGGGTGCTTTTTTGCCCCATCTGCCTGTGATAAACACCCGATGGTGTGACTGGTGTGGTAGGTATGAGGACCATAAACCAGCACGGTCGACTCCCCCTGTGGCTGTGAGTTTCAGTTTGCCTTCCAGGCACGTGTGAGAGATTTAAAGTGTTTTCCAATTCCTTTGAGGCCTTCCTGGATGTTCCTTTGGACATAAAAATAAGAGGTTTTGCAATTGTGCTTCAAAAGCACGAAAGGggtgtttagcctggagaaaaggaagctcaggggagaccttatcactccctgaaaggagattgtagcaAGTGGGTGCTTGGCTGTTCTCCTAAATAACaagcaacagaacaaaaagaaacGGCCTCAAGTTGCCCGGGACAGGTTtggattggatattaggaaaaatttcctcCTCAAAAGGGTGGTCAGgtcctggcacaggctgcccagggcagtgacagtcaccatccctgaagggaCCTGGAAGCagtgcagatgtggtgctgcGGGACGGGGCTCAGcggtggtcttggcagtgctgggttaacagttggactccATCGTCCCGAGGGTCCTTTCCAAGCCCAGTGGGTCTGTGGTTCTGTACAGTGGGACAGACGGAGCTGCGGGGTCaccccagtgctggagcaggcagaagCCATCGCACCGGGGAACTCACGGCCCCTGCTCCGGGGGCTGGACGGGCTCACCCGGGATCTTCCCTCGGGGGCTGTTCAACACCGGGGACACTATGGCACCCCCGACAGCGGGTGCGTGTCCGTGTCCGTGTCCGTGTCCGTGTCCGTGTCCGTGTCCGTGTCCGTGTCCGTGTCCGTGTCCGTACGGGGCCGGGCAGCAGCACGGGGCTGTCACACTTGGACCCGCCGCGCTCTCGGTTCGGAAGTTTCGGTGGCAGCGAAGAAACCAACGCGCGTCTGCGCGTCTCTGGCCTGCCGCTTTCCCCACAGCGGCGTCCGACAGGGACTTGGACCAGAACCAGGGCAGAGCCCGTCATCGGGATCGGGATCGGGATCGGGATCGGGACCGCAGCCAGGGCCGGACCCGGCGGGCGGGGGCGCCCCCTGGCGGGTCGGTGCGGCAGCGCCGGAGGGTTAGGGGGGGAGCCGGTTCCGGTACCTCGTTCCCCGCGGGTCAtgccgggccggaccgggccggtGGCTCAGCCGCGGCGGCGGAGCATGCGCGCGGCGTCACGTGGTGCCGGTTCTTAAGGCAGCGCGCGGGGCGGGGCTGGGAGAGCAGCGAGAGGATGGCGAGAGGCAGCAGGAGCGTGGGGCGGGCCGCggcggcaccggcaccggccAGGTACCGGGGCGTGGGGATGTGGGGGGCTGTGTGCGGCTGTGTGCGTGTGCCGGGCCTGTCTGCCCCCGTCGCCCCTCTCTGACTCGCTCCTCTCCGCAGCCCCCCCCCGGCGGCCCCGATGCCGGCGGCTCAGCCGGCGCAGCCCGGGCTGATGGCGCAGATGGCGAGCACGGCGGCCGGCGTGGCGGTGGGTTCCGCCGTGGGACACGTAGTGGGCAGCGCCATCACCGGCGTCTTCAGCGGCGGCTCCTCCGAACCGGCCAAGGCGGCGGCTCCCGCACAGGTGTGAGCGGGGCCGGGCTTGTTAGTGGTAAATCGCTTCTGGACTAGtagggaaggaaaggaatggGATTTGGGATTTGTGGGAGGTTGAAGTTCAGATAGCGCTCTATTTattacagagaaataaatgagtTTATTAGGACTGAACACTTGTGCctattctttatttatttctcaagTTAATTTTTAAGCTATCAATGTTAATGGTATCAGCTGCTTAAAGGCCAAGGCACAATTACATATTTTCTGCAAGTCAGAGGTGCAGCCTAGCAAGGTCTGTGCCTGTATGACTTGGCAAAAGTGGATCCACAACTGAGCTGAGGCTGGATTGGCTTTGCTCCAGGCAGAGGATGGGCTGGAGAGGTAATCTGAGAAGTGTCCTacagtattttcagaaataaattctttctctATTCTTATCCTTTTCTTAAGAGCTGATCTGACCCTGAAGCTAAGAAAACATGACCTGTCTGGCTGTCTGACTCAGATACAGTTGGCTGATCTTACTTAAAAGCTTTAGCAGGTTATGCAATGCTCTCAAGGTCACCAGCATCAGGTTAAGTTTGGAGCTGCTTCCTCCTTAAAGTCACAGTAGTAGAAAGGTCTGAGTGCTGCCTCCAGCAGGAGACCCTGCTTCTCGTGTTGGTGTGAAGGAGAATTTTGAGGCTTCAGATGGAGCTTTGGTCTCCATAGTATAATTCTTAACAGCTGAATTTTCATGGCAAAATTAATCTGTTAACTGATGACCTCTAGATGTTGAATAGGGGAGAAGTTCCCTGCTGCTTACCTGAATTTATGAGGAAATTCAGGTCTAGATGGTGAAAGCTGACAGCAGATACTGCAGGCTGGTGTTGAAAGTCTGACCCCTTCTAAATGTCAGGACCTAAATTCCCAGTGGTATATTAATGCTCTGAGCTGTCCCTGGCCTTATCTGTGGTGCCTTGTGTTCTCCTGAGAGGCAGCCAAGGGAAAAAGTCAATGACAGACTCAGAGCCCAAGTGCTCTGTGTGCTGAGCTACCTCAGTGAGCAGCCTATGTAATGAAGTTGTTTTAACTAACTCCCTTTCAGAAATAACTATTTAACTAACTCCCTTTCAGAAATAACTATTTAACTAACTCCCTTTCAGAAATAACTATTTAACTAACTccctttcagaaataaatattactCTGATGGTGTGTGCAGGTCTGGGTAGAGAAGCTGTTAAGGAGAACCATCAGGAGCACCTCCAACAGGTGGGTGCTCTCCTGACCCATCTTGGTGAAGTTCAATgcttctgctggagctgtgggggCTCTGAATGTCTCTTGAAGCAGAAGGCTGCTGCTGgtccctggctgtgctgcagcatttGTGTGGCTTGTTGAGGTGTGGCCTTGGATGTGTGACCctctgagaggagcagggggatCTGGGGCAGAGCAGTTCAGCCCTGGAGCATTCTTGCTGGGCTGGATGAGTGCTCAGGTGGCACTGCATGGTGGCTGAGCCCTGTTCCCATCAGGGACATGCCTCATTCTGGGGGTGCCCTTGAGCTCTGAGCTCTTCCTGCTCTGTGAGGTGGCCCTGGGCCTGGCTGGGGTGCTGGTGAGGGGCTGAGCTCTCTTCTGCAAAGAGCCCCTTCTCCACTGGTGTCTCACCTGTGGAGCCAACCTGTGGATGACCCACCAGCAGATAGGTGTTGGCCTTCAGCCTTGGCCAGTTGCCCCTTGGTGTGTGGGATGAGGCTGTGCCAGCTGTGAGACTACAGACTGGGAGATGGGACTTCTTGGGTTCCTGATCCCTCCTGCTCTTctggatcaagggttggacttgatgatctcagaggtcccttccaacccagctgattctatgattctccacTGTTTGCCCCAAGAAAATGTCCTCTGTTTGCTTCAAACTTCACCCTGTGGGGGCTTgtgcctgggctggggtgggagggcagCAGACACTTGCTGTCATGCTGACCAGGAGAGGTTCTGCAAACCAGCTCTTGACTTTTGCTGGTCCCTCCTTGCTGCCCACAGCCAGAACCtctctgagctgtgctgggaggagcaCAGTGGGATGCAGGGGACAGTCCCACACATGGCATACAggggctgtggcagggaggGCAGTCATGcctgcacccccagctcctctgtggAGGTGAGGTGGGTGCCTGGCTCTTACCTGCTAGGTCAGGGTAGTGTTTGCCCAGGTTCTCTAGCAAGGATTCATAGCAGGTGGCTTCAGtgctttctcctcctgccagcagaaTGGGACAAATGGATCAGTCTCTATCCTGACTGAAAACTAAAGTCAAGGCTTGCTATTGGAGCAGGTGGCTCTACCCAGGAAAGATTCTTCCTCCCCCAGGGCAGCCACCTCAGACAAACAACAAAGTTCAGCCCTAGTTCTTCATGGGAGGTGGATTCTGTCTTCTCAAAGCTGCTGTGTTGTGTCTGAGTGGTTGCTAAACAGAGCCCCTCTCCAAAGTTACATCTTTGTGTCTAGATGGCAGGGTTTTCCTGGTGTGTGGGGCAGTTAACTGGAAATGGTGTGTGACTCCACCCCTGAAGCAGACCCTTTTGGtgcaggggctgagctgtgccctCTCACTGAGGAGTTACGGGTGACTCTGATGAGGATGTAGCACTCCCTTTCCCGTaggagccctggggatgtggcaGGAGGCACAGCTGAGAGCTGAGATAGGATCCCCACGTGACCATTAGTGGGGCTTTGAGCTGCTCTGTTACAGCCACATCTTCTGGGGCTTAATACCAGGACTGCTCTAGGTTAGGAGCAGGGATGAACACTTTGATTTGGGCAAAAGGGTTCTGATTCATGAAGTGTCTCTGTCCTTCAACTTAACATCAGCTGtgagcaggaaaaagcagggaGCCTTTGCTGGTCCGTGCAAACATGTCCCAGTCAcaaggggaaggagctggagatgaTGGCTGAGTCACCAGGGAACATTTTGGCCATGAACTCTCACTGAGTTTGTCATTATTGAGAAATGCTGAGGGCTGACACACGTCAGGAGTTGGAGCTGGGGATCCAATTCAAATAGCAGAGGGAGCAAAGGCTTAGGGCCACGTGTGTCTGGTGGCATCAGGCAAAGGCTCTCAGCCAACTGTGAGCAAGGCCAGGACAGTCAGCTCATTCCCTCTCACCACAGATAATCTGCTCTGAAACCGAGGGCCAGGATTTGATTCAGGGGAACCCTTCTTgcacagccaggagcagaggacCTCTGCTGGTGGCTGTCACCTCTGTCCCATGGCTCTTCTGGTTGTGTTAAGCATCCTTGCCTCTGGCCTCCCTCCTTGCCAGCAGCATAGCCCTGTGAggatgcttttcttctctggttCATTGTAAATGGGTTAAAGATCTCCCTGTTTTTTAAACAGGTGAGGCAAGGGTGCTGATgtgccctggcagagctctcCCTGTTCCCTGACCACCGGGCACTGCTGCTCACCAAGGTGCCACATCCCTCATGGGGCCACCACCAAGTGATGAAGATGGTCCAGGTggccagctgctcctcagagccAAGTCAAAGCTGGTGTTTTCCCTGCCTCACCATACCAAACACGGGGTCAGGGAGCCTCTCCTCTCAGCTGCTCTCCAGACCTGTGGTATGGGGGCTGCTTGTGCCAGCACCGTGTGGCAGGGAGCAAGGTGACAATGCCCGGTGGTGATGGCATTGGCTGTTGGGGAGCCCAGGGGAGGGGCTGtgtttccagcagcacagctcgGCCGTGGTTTCAGTACTCAGATTTCCCACCAACGGGGAATGTCCCTGCAGCTTGTTCAGCCTcttgcaggcaggagcaggagggggtagagcaggggctgggctgaACATCAGCCTGTTGAGAGGGctgcctgctccctctgctcccaacTGCTCTGGATTTCAGACTTAGGGGGTGCTGAGCCTGCCTGTGGAGGACAGGGGGTACCATCTGGGAATGGGGCAAAGTACCAACCACCCTGCTGCCAGGGACTGCCAAGGGCTGGAGGACTCAGAGGGTCAGGCCAGCCCTTGGCTGTGTAGCAGGGTGTCTGTGCCCTGTGGTGGGTGCTACAAACAGGAGGGGCTTTATGCCCAGAGACTCGGGCAGCCTTTTGCTGTGACAGTCTGCTGTCCTTCCGTGCAAggccccagctgtgctgcagccacagctcgCTGCACCAGCACCCCTGGGAAGTGATTTCTGGCAGGTGACTTTGACAGCCACTTGCTCGTGTCTGCCCGTGGCTGCTGTTTTGGAACAAAAAGTTGTCAAAAGCAGCAACATCCCCAGCATCATTGGTGGTTCCCAGCCTGTGCCACAGGAACCTGTGTCATTCTTGTCCCAGCAATGGAGCTACatacagaaagcagcagggtgTGACTCAGGCTCCTCGTGGCAAAGGGCTTGAGAGAGAAGGATGGGATGCAAGACCACAGGGAACCCTCTCTGCTCCCCTTAATAGAGGAGAGGTGGTCAGTGATGGCCCCACGCTGCACCCCAGTGCCCAGGGCAGAGGGTGCTGAGGTGGGCTGTGTGTGCACCAGTGCACTTGGGGGGAACAGCTCAGCATGGAGTGAAGGTGGGTGGTGGGTCACAATGCTGAGCTCTTGCTCCACTGCTTGGAGCCCCCTCCCTCAAGCCCAGCTGCAGCAAAGCAAGTGACACAAAGAGCTGTTAATGTCCCTGAGCCCCCTGTGTCATTTACATACACCTCCCTGGGGCCAGTTCACAGCAACCCAGGCTTGTGTGGCAGCACAGACCTTCTCAGAGACAgcctctcttcctctgcttcctgaCATGGCCCTGGGTCTCCTGGTCCTTCTGCTGGcagggacagtggggacagGTGAGTGTAGTGaggctgtgccagctgctgtCTGAGGAGGCCCTGGGGGCTGTCAGGCAGGACTGTGCTGTCCATGGGGGTGCTGGtctgagcagggctgtgtgaGGTGATGAGCAGGATGAAGGTTG encodes the following:
- the LOC139805215 gene encoding coiled-coil-helix-coiled-coil-helix domain-containing protein 10, mitochondrial-like — its product is MARGSRSVGRAAAAPAPASPPPAAPMPAAQPAQPGLMAQMASTAAGVAVGSAVGHVVGSAITGVFSGGSSEPAKAAAPAQV